One Formosa sp. Hel3_A1_48 genomic window, GAATATGACTTGTATCTCAATGATATTAGACTAAGGAAAGAGCTGGTTGACATTAACCGCAGATTGAACGATATCGAAAATATAGTTGATGCGATCTCTAGCAAACAAGAAAGTGGTTTTGTGGATAACACAAAAGAACTGTTAGGGATGAAGTTGAGCTCTAGAACTTATTATCCATACTTGTTTTTTCTTCTCGCTTTTGTAGCACTATTAGGCATGGAGTTTTTTAAGTTTATTGATAAATACAAGCCAGAACAATAGAGTTTGCAGCAAGTTAATACTCTCTTTTATGAAATTACACCCTACTCCTTTAAACGGTTGTGTTGTTCTAACCCCCACTATTTTTCCAGACCACAGAGGATATTTTTATGAGTCTTATAAAAGAGGCATTTTTGACGAAGTTTTGGGGTATGACGTCAATTTTGTTCAAGACAATGAATCCTTCTCAACAAAGGGAACGCTTCGAGGAATACATTTTCAAAAAGGGAATTATGCTCAAGCTAAATTAACCCGAGTTGTGCAAGGCACTGTTTTGGATGTTGCAGTAGATCTTCGTGAGAACTCACCAACTTTTGGTGCACACTTTTCTGTAGAACTGTCGTCTGAAAATAAAAAGCAATTGTTCATCCCAAGAGGTTTTGCACATGGATTTGTAGTGCTTAGCGATACCGCTATTTTTTCCTATAAATGTGATAATTACTATCATAAGGATTCAGAAAGCGGAATCATTTATAACGACCCAACACTTAACATTGACTGGAAATTACCTAATGATCAATTACAACTGTCTAAAAAAGATTTAGAACTCCCTGGATTTAAACCATTGGAGTTATGATTAAAGCTTTGGTAACAGGTGGTAATGGGCAGCTCGCTCAATCTTTAAAGGATGTTGTAAATCACCAGGATGAATTAGATGTTGATTTTCAGGATCTTCCGGATTTAGATATTACCAACAAGCAGCAACTAGAGTCATACTTTTCAAATAATGAATTAGATTATTGTATTAATTGTGCGGCGTACACCGCAGTAGATTTAGCCGAAGAACAAAGCGATTTGGCCTATGCAGTCAATGCAGAGGGCCCTAAATATTTAGCGGAGGTTTGTCAGAAACACCAAGTTACACTGATTCATATCTCCACAGATTTTGTTTTTGACGGTCAAAAGCGAATACCCTATT contains:
- the rfbC gene encoding dTDP-4-dehydrorhamnose 3,5-epimerase produces the protein MKLHPTPLNGCVVLTPTIFPDHRGYFYESYKRGIFDEVLGYDVNFVQDNESFSTKGTLRGIHFQKGNYAQAKLTRVVQGTVLDVAVDLRENSPTFGAHFSVELSSENKKQLFIPRGFAHGFVVLSDTAIFSYKCDNYYHKDSESGIIYNDPTLNIDWKLPNDQLQLSKKDLELPGFKPLEL